The following coding sequences lie in one Stigmatella aurantiaca genomic window:
- a CDS encoding alanyl-tRNA editing protein, with amino-acid sequence MERTAFYPEAGGQMADRGLLGAVPVRDVQVDDAGLVHHLLELPEGASLPAIGTEVSGEIDRMRRRLHMALHTGQHMLSRALVDVANANTVSSRLGETLCTIDVDLDVLDERKVAEAEAFVNAVIDDDVAIRAFFPTPEELAALTLRRAPKVTENIRVVQIEGFDVSPCGGTHCTRSAQVGMIRVLSVERYKGKGRVTFSAGRRARSELWAEADTLRGLSRAFTCGPGEVPTSIDKLRRELTEAREALGAARAQLAEHAAGELAAALERSPEHRVVAVLEGASPESLRAVAARLTSRPEAAVLLAGRLPEGMPVLIARGAGSSFGCGAFLKRLAEAAGGRGGGRPEHAEGRLPPGTDFPALVASLLG; translated from the coding sequence TTGGAGCGCACCGCGTTCTATCCCGAGGCCGGCGGGCAGATGGCCGACCGGGGCTTGCTGGGGGCTGTCCCCGTGCGCGACGTCCAGGTGGATGACGCGGGGCTCGTTCACCACCTGCTGGAGCTGCCCGAGGGGGCAAGCCTTCCCGCGATTGGGACCGAGGTCTCCGGCGAGATCGACCGGATGCGCCGCCGCCTCCACATGGCCCTGCACACCGGCCAGCACATGCTCTCGCGGGCCCTGGTGGATGTGGCCAACGCGAACACCGTCTCCTCCCGCTTGGGCGAGACGCTCTGCACCATCGATGTGGACCTGGACGTGCTCGACGAGCGCAAGGTGGCCGAGGCGGAGGCGTTCGTGAACGCCGTCATCGATGACGATGTGGCCATCCGCGCCTTTTTCCCCACCCCCGAGGAGCTGGCGGCGCTGACGCTGCGCCGGGCGCCGAAGGTGACCGAGAACATCCGCGTGGTGCAGATCGAAGGCTTCGATGTGTCCCCGTGTGGGGGCACGCACTGCACCCGCTCCGCGCAGGTGGGGATGATCCGGGTGCTGAGCGTGGAGCGCTACAAAGGAAAGGGCCGGGTGACGTTCTCGGCGGGGCGCCGGGCCCGGAGTGAGCTGTGGGCGGAGGCGGACACCCTGCGCGGGCTGAGCCGGGCCTTCACGTGTGGGCCGGGCGAGGTGCCCACCTCCATCGACAAGCTGCGCCGGGAGCTCACCGAGGCCCGCGAGGCGCTGGGCGCCGCCCGGGCCCAGCTCGCCGAGCACGCCGCCGGGGAGCTGGCCGCCGCGCTGGAGCGCTCGCCGGAGCACCGGGTGGTGGCGGTGCTGGAGGGCGCCTCGCCGGAGTCCCTGCGGGCCGTCGCGGCGCGGCTCACCTCGCGGCCGGAGGCGGCCGTGTTGCTGGCGGGCCGGCTTCCCGAGGGGATGCCGGTGCTGATTGCGCGCGGGGCGGGCTCCTCCTTCGGGTGCGGGGCCTTCCTCAAGCGGCTGGCGGAGGCGGCCGGCGGGCGGGGCGGGGGACGTCCCGAGCACGCCGAGGGGCGGCTTCCTCCCGGCACGGACTTCCCGGCCCTGGTCGCCTCGCTGCTCGGCTGA
- a CDS encoding MBL fold metallo-hydrolase, translated as MMTAVQAGPYTVQGISLGGVYTSLQVPELGVVLDAGVPLRSFAGTDRLFLSHGHPDHSSALGSLLGIRGLMGKTAPLQVFLPAEIEAAVQESLAAAGRLHRSATAIQAIPLLPGDERHLSHDLWVRAFRTHHAGPSLGYQFLRRVTKLKPEHHGLPGPEIARLRQQGAAIFEQTERLELAYATDTLSDVLETAPGILQSRVLILESTYVDSRQTVEAVRERLHTHLDEIIARADRFQNEALVLMHFSQAYAPAQVHAILRERLPEGLRERVRIFAPESGPWFG; from the coding sequence ATGATGACCGCCGTGCAGGCAGGCCCCTACACCGTCCAAGGCATCTCCCTGGGCGGCGTCTACACCTCGCTGCAAGTCCCCGAGCTGGGGGTGGTGCTCGATGCGGGCGTCCCCCTGCGGAGCTTCGCCGGCACGGACCGGCTCTTCCTGAGCCACGGCCACCCGGACCACTCCAGCGCGCTTGGCTCCTTGCTGGGAATCCGTGGATTGATGGGCAAGACGGCGCCGCTCCAGGTGTTCCTCCCGGCGGAGATCGAGGCGGCGGTGCAGGAGTCCCTGGCGGCCGCGGGAAGGCTGCACCGCTCGGCCACCGCCATCCAGGCCATCCCCCTGCTCCCGGGGGACGAGCGCCACCTCTCGCATGATCTCTGGGTGCGTGCCTTCCGCACGCACCACGCGGGGCCCTCGCTGGGCTACCAGTTTCTGCGGCGCGTCACCAAGCTGAAGCCCGAGCACCACGGGCTGCCGGGGCCGGAGATTGCCCGGCTGCGCCAGCAGGGCGCCGCCATCTTCGAGCAGACGGAGCGGCTGGAGCTGGCCTACGCCACCGACACGCTGTCGGACGTGCTGGAGACCGCGCCGGGCATCCTCCAGAGCCGCGTCCTCATCCTGGAGAGCACCTACGTGGACTCGCGGCAGACGGTGGAGGCGGTGCGCGAGCGGCTGCACACCCACCTGGATGAAATCATCGCCCGGGCGGACCGCTTCCAGAACGAGGCCCTGGTGCTCATGCACTTCAGCCAGGCCTACGCCCCCGCCCAGGTCCACGCCATCCTCCGGGAGCGGCTCCCGGAGGGCCTCCGGGAGCGGGTGCGCATCTTCGCCCCGGAGTCAGGCCCCTGGTTCGGCTGA
- a CDS encoding HD domain-containing protein: MKTKAPPPITHLAGRAALPLIEAYFEFNHLKQLYRQGWLRVGVPPERCESVGEHSLGVALLCLFLAESWFPEADAFKTVRIALLHDLGEARVGDITPHDGVSPGQKHVLERKAVEQILGKLPRGAEYLALWDEYEQGSSFEARLVRQVDRLEMGLQACVYEHQGMGDLSQFFASAQKVLETPQLQALFAELQALRPPTPGRGSAEPGA; encoded by the coding sequence ATGAAGACGAAGGCCCCCCCGCCCATCACCCACCTGGCCGGGAGGGCGGCCCTGCCGCTCATCGAGGCCTACTTCGAGTTCAACCACCTCAAGCAGCTCTACCGTCAGGGCTGGCTGCGCGTGGGCGTGCCCCCGGAGCGCTGCGAGAGCGTGGGGGAGCACTCGCTGGGGGTGGCGCTGCTGTGCCTGTTCCTCGCCGAGAGCTGGTTTCCCGAGGCGGATGCGTTCAAGACCGTGCGCATCGCGCTCCTGCACGACTTGGGCGAGGCCCGGGTGGGGGACATCACCCCCCATGACGGCGTGAGCCCCGGGCAGAAGCATGTCCTGGAGCGCAAGGCCGTGGAGCAGATCCTCGGCAAGCTGCCCCGGGGCGCGGAGTATCTGGCGCTCTGGGACGAGTACGAGCAGGGCAGCTCCTTCGAGGCCCGGCTCGTGCGCCAGGTGGACCGGCTGGAGATGGGGCTCCAGGCGTGTGTCTACGAGCACCAGGGCATGGGAGACCTCTCGCAGTTCTTCGCCTCCGCGCAGAAGGTGCTGGAGACGCCCCAACTGCAGGCCCTGTTCGCGGAGCTCCAGGCCTTGAGGCCTCCCACCCCCGGAAGAGGCTCAGCCGAACCAGGGGCCTGA
- a CDS encoding MBL fold metallo-hydrolase, with translation MKLTLHRGVSLAVLASARTEAEHHEDLGCSIQGPTSRPVRRAHAALKRQLAVLGPSRALQEARALVRWLEDTPRYAALCEDGKRRRGRRVLRHEVLFPDARRHRPRVLHLRQEQLGLDVPVSQAEWPVLSELFACLSRGASRAELRALSAAPAVGALLADMAGAGWLVRHPGPVTVPTPGALFVGHNTVLVAGRQGRVLVDPYFRPSSGVDGPEYQPMQPGDLGPVDAVLITHSHGDHFHLGSLLRLPRDTRIFVPAVARESLFSTDCVLRLEQLGFTRVEPLRWGEERQVGDLTVRALPFHGEQPTDQKGLYGELFNEGNTWLVRAPGFSAAFFADAGHDVRGDMREVCRRVREEGPVDVLFCGVRGFRLKPLFFGFSTLDAFLVDVPLEHLTEPQQLMAGPEEALAFGALLGARYVVPCADGGAPWYWREGMGPRYPGYPGEPVTGASTLDENPDADPYPERLAQVRGAQGPRALLLRPGEAMRWKGRGAPEVVRTPGFLWPFGQEFKIE, from the coding sequence ATGAAGCTCACCCTTCACCGGGGCGTCAGCCTGGCGGTGCTCGCCTCGGCCCGGACCGAGGCCGAGCACCATGAAGACCTGGGGTGCAGCATCCAGGGTCCCACCTCGCGGCCCGTGCGCCGGGCCCACGCCGCGCTGAAGCGGCAGCTCGCGGTGCTGGGCCCCTCCCGGGCGCTGCAGGAGGCCCGGGCCCTGGTGCGGTGGCTGGAGGACACCCCGCGCTACGCCGCGCTCTGTGAGGACGGGAAGCGGCGGCGGGGCCGCCGGGTCCTCCGGCACGAGGTGCTCTTTCCGGACGCCCGCCGTCACCGTCCCCGGGTGCTGCACCTGCGCCAGGAGCAGCTCGGGCTCGATGTTCCCGTGTCCCAGGCCGAGTGGCCGGTGCTCTCGGAGCTGTTCGCCTGCCTGTCGCGCGGGGCGAGCCGGGCGGAGCTTCGCGCGCTCTCGGCGGCGCCCGCGGTGGGCGCGCTGCTCGCGGACATGGCGGGGGCAGGCTGGCTCGTCCGCCACCCGGGCCCCGTGACGGTACCCACGCCCGGGGCGCTCTTCGTGGGCCACAACACCGTGCTCGTGGCGGGGCGCCAGGGGCGCGTCCTCGTGGACCCGTACTTCCGGCCCTCGAGCGGGGTGGATGGGCCGGAGTACCAGCCGATGCAGCCGGGGGACCTGGGGCCCGTGGACGCGGTGCTCATCACCCACTCGCACGGGGACCACTTCCACCTGGGCTCCCTGCTGCGGCTGCCCAGGGACACGCGCATCTTCGTCCCGGCGGTGGCGCGCGAGAGCCTCTTCTCCACGGACTGTGTGCTGCGGCTGGAGCAGCTCGGCTTCACGCGCGTGGAGCCCCTGCGCTGGGGAGAGGAGCGTCAGGTGGGAGACCTCACCGTCCGGGCCCTGCCGTTCCATGGCGAGCAGCCCACGGACCAGAAGGGGCTCTACGGGGAGCTCTTCAACGAGGGGAACACCTGGCTCGTGCGGGCCCCGGGCTTCTCTGCGGCCTTCTTCGCGGACGCGGGGCACGATGTGCGCGGCGACATGCGTGAGGTGTGCCGGCGCGTGCGCGAGGAGGGGCCCGTGGATGTGCTGTTCTGCGGCGTGCGCGGCTTCCGGCTCAAGCCGCTCTTCTTCGGCTTCTCCACGCTGGATGCCTTCCTGGTGGATGTGCCCCTGGAGCACCTCACCGAGCCCCAGCAGCTCATGGCCGGGCCCGAGGAGGCGCTGGCGTTCGGCGCGCTGCTCGGCGCCCGCTACGTCGTTCCGTGCGCGGACGGCGGGGCGCCCTGGTACTGGCGCGAGGGCATGGGGCCGCGCTACCCGGGCTACCCCGGCGAGCCCGTCACGGGGGCCAGCACCCTGGACGAGAACCCGGACGCGGACCCGTACCCGGAGCGGCTGGCGCAGGTGCGCGGGGCCCAGGGGCCCCGGGCCTTGCTGCTGCGGCCCGGCGAGGCGATGCGCTGGAAGGGGCGCGGTGCCCCCGAGGTGGTCCGGACGCCGGGCTTCCTCTGGCCGTTCGGTCAGGAGTTCAAGATCGAGTAG
- a CDS encoding bifunctional metallophosphatase/5'-nucleotidase, translating into MLLASACAAASLLVLHAGCGDDDDKPPTEQPGTPDGGGGTPDGGDGTPDGGDGTPDGGDGTPDGGGDAGPDPEPRDVRVQVLSINDLHGNLEPPTGSSGRVRTAPDTEVNAGGVSYLAHHIAELRKDNPNTIVVSAGDLIGASPLVSALFHDEPTIEVMNQIGLDLNSVGNHEFDEGSAELRRMQTGGCHPVDGCQGSPNFAGAQFKFLSANVFTDVPTRQTLFPAYAIREFEGVKMAFIGMTLEGTPTIVNPSGITGLTFKDEAETVNALIPELNAQGVKAVAVIIHEGGLQEADGLYNDCKGISGPLLDIVNRFNKEVDLVVSGHTHQAYNCVINGIRVTSGASYGRIVTDVDLVLNTGTKDVKEITARNVIVTRETANAPVQTTVNTYVAKAAPLRDKVIGYTEAELLRPVRAPSVTNSGESVLGNVIADAMLAITQAPEKGGAVIALMNPGGVRADINAGDITYGEVFTVQPFANNVATMTLTGDQLKRVLEQQFPPINANPSIMQVSRGFFYRFSLSAPAGSKVHASSMTLNGVPIDPAASYRVSMNNFMASGGDNYSVFTEGKDLLMGPIDVDALEVYLRANNPLTVPALGRIQVVP; encoded by the coding sequence TTGCTGTTGGCGAGTGCCTGTGCCGCTGCCTCGCTGCTCGTCCTGCATGCCGGCTGTGGCGATGATGATGATAAGCCCCCCACCGAACAGCCCGGAACGCCGGATGGCGGCGGCGGAACGCCGGACGGTGGCGATGGGACGCCCGACGGTGGCGATGGGACGCCCGATGGTGGCGACGGGACGCCGGATGGCGGCGGGGATGCCGGGCCGGACCCCGAGCCCCGCGATGTCCGCGTGCAGGTGCTCTCCATCAACGATCTCCACGGCAACCTCGAGCCGCCCACGGGCAGCAGCGGCCGCGTCCGGACCGCGCCGGACACCGAGGTGAACGCGGGTGGCGTGTCGTACCTCGCCCACCACATCGCCGAGCTGCGCAAGGACAACCCCAACACCATCGTCGTGTCCGCGGGAGACCTGATCGGCGCCTCGCCGCTGGTCTCGGCGCTGTTCCACGACGAGCCCACCATCGAGGTGATGAACCAGATCGGCCTGGACCTCAACTCCGTGGGCAACCACGAGTTCGACGAGGGCTCCGCCGAGCTGCGGCGCATGCAGACGGGCGGATGCCACCCGGTGGATGGCTGCCAGGGCAGCCCGAACTTCGCGGGGGCGCAGTTCAAGTTCCTCTCGGCCAACGTCTTCACGGACGTGCCCACCAGGCAGACGCTCTTCCCGGCCTACGCCATCCGTGAGTTCGAGGGCGTGAAGATGGCCTTCATCGGGATGACGCTGGAGGGCACGCCCACCATCGTCAACCCGAGCGGCATCACCGGCCTGACGTTCAAGGACGAGGCGGAGACCGTCAACGCGCTCATCCCCGAGCTGAACGCGCAGGGTGTGAAGGCCGTCGCGGTCATCATCCACGAGGGTGGCCTGCAGGAGGCGGACGGGCTCTACAACGACTGCAAGGGCATCTCGGGCCCCCTGCTGGACATCGTCAACCGGTTTAACAAGGAAGTGGACCTGGTGGTCTCCGGCCACACGCACCAGGCCTACAACTGCGTCATCAACGGCATCCGCGTCACCAGCGGCGCCAGCTACGGGCGCATCGTCACGGACGTGGACCTGGTGCTGAACACCGGCACGAAGGACGTGAAGGAAATCACGGCGCGCAACGTCATCGTCACCCGCGAGACGGCGAACGCGCCCGTGCAGACGACGGTGAACACCTACGTCGCCAAGGCCGCGCCCCTGCGCGACAAGGTCATCGGCTACACCGAGGCCGAGCTGCTGCGGCCCGTGCGTGCGCCGTCGGTCACCAACTCGGGCGAGTCCGTGCTGGGCAACGTCATCGCCGACGCTATGCTGGCCATCACCCAGGCCCCCGAGAAGGGCGGGGCGGTCATCGCCCTGATGAACCCGGGCGGCGTGCGCGCCGACATCAACGCCGGGGACATCACCTACGGAGAGGTGTTCACCGTGCAGCCCTTCGCCAACAACGTGGCGACGATGACGCTCACGGGCGATCAGCTCAAGCGCGTGCTGGAGCAGCAGTTCCCGCCCATCAACGCCAACCCGTCGATCATGCAGGTCTCCAGGGGCTTCTTCTACCGGTTCTCCCTGTCCGCCCCCGCGGGCAGCAAGGTGCACGCTTCGTCGATGACCCTCAACGGGGTGCCCATCGATCCGGCGGCGAGCTACCGCGTGTCGATGAACAACTTCATGGCCTCGGGTGGGGACAACTACTCGGTGTTCACCGAGGGCAAGGACCTGCTCATGGGCCCCATCGACGTGGACGCGCTGGAAGTCTATCTGCGCGCCAACAACCCGCTGACCGTCCCGGCGCTGGGCCGCATTCAGGTGGTCCCGTAG
- a CDS encoding fatty acid desaturase: protein MNTSADPSRYPKDTRARAHSITYAIRKEEHRLRMRHAWLQYQSQAGLVFLLASLAALALIASLYARGHLAGWLALPLMALPLSVIHELEHDLIHHLYFRHQPWLQNLLLGVTWVCKLGMNPWTQRELHLHHHKVSGQREDVEERMLGLGTRSLFLRLVLATSPLGSTLLLLGIRKDAPGFPPRQILAGLLPTRLFADLLLLLALAYGLTGSMHPGGPLPAWGWPWVSGAVTLWVLPNLLRQACLTLISSYSHYYEDIPQGDVFFQNQILHHPLVWPLNLFTFNFGKTHIIHHFVANQPFYLRQMVASVAFEELKKQGARINDFSVISRANRWGNPRYSILNS, encoded by the coding sequence ATGAACACCAGCGCCGACCCGTCCCGGTACCCCAAGGACACCCGGGCGCGCGCCCACAGCATCACCTACGCCATCCGGAAGGAAGAGCACCGCCTCCGGATGCGGCACGCCTGGCTCCAGTACCAGAGCCAGGCGGGCCTGGTCTTCCTGCTGGCCAGTCTGGCGGCCCTGGCGCTCATCGCCTCGCTCTACGCGCGCGGGCACCTCGCCGGGTGGTTGGCCCTTCCGCTGATGGCGCTGCCGCTCTCCGTCATTCACGAGCTCGAGCACGATCTCATCCACCACCTCTACTTCCGCCACCAGCCCTGGCTGCAAAACCTCCTGCTGGGGGTGACGTGGGTGTGCAAGCTGGGCATGAACCCGTGGACGCAGCGCGAGCTGCACCTGCACCACCACAAGGTGAGCGGCCAGCGCGAGGACGTCGAGGAGCGGATGCTGGGGCTGGGCACCCGGAGCCTGTTCCTGCGGCTGGTGCTTGCCACCTCGCCCCTGGGCAGCACGCTGCTGCTGCTGGGCATCCGCAAGGACGCGCCGGGCTTCCCGCCCAGGCAGATCCTCGCGGGGCTCCTGCCCACGAGGCTGTTCGCCGATCTGCTGCTGCTCTTGGCCCTGGCCTACGGGCTGACGGGCAGCATGCATCCCGGAGGCCCCCTGCCCGCCTGGGGCTGGCCGTGGGTGAGCGGCGCCGTGACGCTCTGGGTGCTGCCCAACCTGCTGCGCCAGGCCTGCCTGACGCTCATCTCCTCCTACAGCCACTACTACGAGGACATCCCCCAGGGAGATGTCTTCTTCCAGAACCAGATCCTCCACCACCCGCTGGTGTGGCCGCTCAACCTCTTCACCTTCAACTTCGGCAAGACGCACATCATCCACCACTTCGTGGCCAACCAGCCGTTCTACCTGCGGCAGATGGTCGCGTCCGTGGCGTTCGAGGAGCTGAAGAAGCAGGGCGCGCGCATCAATGACTTCAGCGTCATCTCGCGCGCCAACCGCTGGGGCAACCCGCGCTACTCGATCTTGAACTCCTGA